The following coding sequences are from one Musa acuminata AAA Group cultivar baxijiao chromosome BXJ1-6, Cavendish_Baxijiao_AAA, whole genome shotgun sequence window:
- the LOC135677732 gene encoding uclacyanin-3-like, with amino-acid sequence MAAMLRAVLAIATVAAISAIAMGANYDVGGPAGSWDLATNYTQWVSGKAFRVGDTLTFKYASSHDVLEVSSAAYSSCTTSNPISTSTGGNTVVTLNSTGSRYFVCGIPGHCAGGMKLQIDVASPTSTPPPSPSSTPRSPPVAPSPRSPSALPPSSSTPGSVPPPASSTPGSVPPPSAPTASPPTPSGACLKAKATLGLGSGIVMLMLMAL; translated from the exons ATGGCTGCAATGCTGAGAGCTGTACTGGCGATTGCGACGGTGGCAGCCATCTCTGCGATTGCCATGGGCGCCAACTACGACGTCGGCGGCCCCGCCGGCTCTTGGGATCTCGCCACTAACTACACGCAGTGGGTCTCCGGCAAGGCATTCCGCGTGGGTGACACACTGA CATTCAAGTATGCGTCGAGCCATGACGTGTTGGAGGTGTCGAGCGCCGCCTACAGCTCGTGCACGACGAGCAACCCCATATCGACGAGCACCGGCGGCAACACCGTCGTCACGCTCAACAGCACCGGCTCCAGGTACTTCGTCTGCGGAATTCCCGGACACTGCGCTGGTGGCATGAAGCTCCAGATCGACGTCGCCTCCCCGACCTcaactcctcctccttctccctccTCCACCCCCCGCTCCCCCCCTGTTGCTCCCTCCCCACGCTCGCCTTCTGCGCTTCCGCCGTCATCTTCGACCCCAGGCTCCGTCCCTCCGCCGGCATCTTCGACCCCAGGCTCCGTTCCTCCGCCGTCTGCCCCCACAGCGTCGCCGCCGACACCGAGCGGCGCTTGCCTGAAGGCGAAGGCTACTCTCGGACTCGGTTCGGGAATCGTCATGTTGATGCTTATGGCCCTGTGA